The Xenopus laevis strain J_2021 chromosome 7S, Xenopus_laevis_v10.1, whole genome shotgun sequence genome includes a window with the following:
- the LOC121396582 gene encoding ly6/PLAUR domain-containing protein 3-like, translating to MESISQRTCRRTMITNIFLVLVLLIPGAEAENLECYSCVDYNDGSCSEDKAAKTSCSPDQNCIETNATLETSHNYSYLMVKGCGNRSIEDMLELVPFYGINLYFHLSQCNSSLCNNLNNEKTIYPEKVTPEPNNVQCYSCIGNTGAECSSSNVTIVNCYGKYEYCFDGNINLTTGNQTVVIPIKSCSLRSRCPIQTLSSESLSLEIKGACCEGNLCNRDLSNRTQYVDLPPLVLLEDLTSKKNSSLNMTTV from the exons ATGGAGTCGATCTCTCAAAGGACTTGCAGGAGAACCATGATAACCAATATCTTTTTGGTACTTGTGCTGTTGATACCAG GAGCAGAGGCTGAAAATTTAGAGTGCTACTCTTGCGTTGATTATAATGATGGAAGCTGTTCAGAGGACAAAGCAGCAAAGACTTCTTGTAGTCCAGATCAAAACTGCATTGAGACCAACGCAACTCTAGAGACAa GTCATAATTACTCCTACTTGATGGTGAAAGGCTGTGGCAACAGAAGCATAGAAGATATGTTGGAACTTGTCCCCTTCTATGGAATCAACTTGTATTTCCATCTGTCACAATGCAACAGTAGCCTGTGCAACAACCTGAACAATGAAAAGACTATCTACCCAG AGAAGGTCACTCCTGAGCCCAACAATGTCCAGTGCTACAGCTGTATTGGAAACACAGGAGCTGAATGTTCTTCATCAAATGTTACCATTGTGAATTGCTACGGCAAATATGAATACTGTTTTGATGGAAATATCAATTTAACCACGG GCAACCAAACAGTTGTGATACCGATCAAGAGCTGCTCACTAAGATCTCGATGCCCCATCCAGACTTTATCATCTGAAAGTCTCTCCCTTGAGATTAAGGGTGCATGCTGTGAAGGGAATCTTTGCAACCGTGACCTTTCCAACAGGACCCAATATGTAGACTTGCCACCCCTGGTCTTGCTTGAGGATCTAACCAGCAAAAAGAACAGTTCTTTAAACATGACAACTGTGTAA